One Rhizobiales bacterium GAS188 DNA window includes the following coding sequences:
- a CDS encoding diaminohydroxyphosphoribosylaminopyrimidine deaminase (manually curated) produces the protein MKAAAGASTPSPDGRWRPADRAFMRQAIALGERHLGLTAPNPSVGAILVDETQGSPEILARTVTAPGGRPHAERQAIETAGGRARGATLFVTLEPCAHHGSTPPCAEAVIAAGIARVVGGIEDPDPRVAGKGFAMLRASGIEVLPGLMAPECLELNAGHILRVTQQRPLVTLKLAMTADGFAAMSGPRPVSITGSVANAQTHLLRARSDAILVGVGTVLADDPQLDCRLPGLAERSPIRVVLDTHLRTPVTAKLVATSRIRPSWIIAGADAPREAEARLAGAGVEVVRVALDEAGRVGIRPALQALAARGITRLLCEGGPGLADALAGENVLDEVITIASPKRLEEQGLAAIGPSLSRLLAQGLMVQTETLAFGEDRWARYVRVCACSPES, from the coding sequence GTGAAGGCGGCCGCCGGCGCGTCGACGCCGTCTCCCGACGGGCGCTGGCGCCCGGCCGATCGAGCCTTCATGCGCCAGGCGATCGCACTCGGTGAACGCCATCTCGGACTGACCGCACCGAACCCCTCGGTCGGCGCGATATTGGTCGATGAGACGCAAGGCAGTCCGGAAATCCTGGCTCGCACCGTGACGGCGCCGGGCGGCCGCCCGCATGCCGAGCGGCAGGCGATCGAGACAGCCGGCGGCCGGGCGCGTGGCGCGACCTTGTTCGTGACGCTCGAGCCCTGTGCTCATCACGGCTCGACGCCGCCCTGCGCCGAGGCCGTGATCGCGGCCGGCATCGCGCGCGTCGTCGGCGGCATCGAGGATCCGGATCCGCGCGTCGCCGGCAAGGGATTCGCCATGCTGCGCGCATCCGGCATCGAGGTCCTGCCGGGCCTGATGGCGCCGGAATGCCTGGAGCTCAATGCCGGCCATATTCTGCGCGTCACGCAGCAACGGCCCTTGGTGACCCTGAAATTGGCGATGACGGCCGATGGCTTCGCGGCCATGAGCGGTCCGCGTCCCGTGTCGATCACCGGAAGCGTCGCCAATGCCCAGACGCATCTGCTGCGGGCGCGCTCCGACGCCATCCTGGTCGGGGTCGGGACGGTGCTGGCGGATGACCCGCAGCTCGATTGCCGGCTGCCGGGGCTCGCCGAGCGAAGCCCGATCCGCGTGGTGCTCGATACGCATCTGCGCACGCCCGTCACGGCAAAGCTGGTCGCGACCTCCCGCATCCGGCCGAGCTGGATCATCGCCGGCGCCGATGCCCCGCGCGAAGCTGAGGCGAGGCTTGCCGGCGCAGGCGTCGAAGTCGTGCGGGTCGCGCTCGATGAAGCCGGGCGGGTCGGCATCCGTCCTGCCCTGCAGGCCCTCGCGGCTCGCGGCATCACGCGCCTCCTCTGCGAAGGAGGGCCTGGCCTCGCCGATGCGCTCGCCGGCGAGAATGTGCTCGACGAGGTCATCACGATCGCCTCGCCAAAGCGGCTCGAAGAACAGGGCCTTGCGGCGATCGGCCCCTCATTGTCGCGCCTTCTGGCGCAAGGTCTGATGGTTCAGACGGAAACACTGGCCTTCGGCGAAGACCGCTGGGCCCGCTATGTGAGGGTTTGTGCATGTTCACCGGAATCGTGA
- a CDS encoding transcriptional repressor NrdR, which translates to MRCPYCGGLDTQVKDSRPSDDNAAIRRRRVCPACGGRFTTFERVQLRELTVIKHNGAREPFERDKLMRSLEIALRKRPVEAEAIERMVNGIVRQLESSGESEVASASIGELVMNGLKALDSVAYVRFASVYRNFRETRDFEELIDELAAETAPDHGAAGTS; encoded by the coding sequence ATGCGCTGTCCCTATTGCGGCGGCCTCGACACGCAGGTGAAGGATTCGCGGCCTTCCGACGACAATGCCGCGATCCGGCGCCGGCGCGTCTGCCCGGCCTGCGGAGGCCGCTTCACCACTTTCGAGCGCGTGCAGCTGCGCGAGCTCACGGTGATCAAGCATAATGGGGCGCGTGAGCCCTTCGAGCGCGACAAGCTGATGCGCTCGCTCGAGATCGCCTTGCGCAAGCGTCCGGTCGAGGCCGAGGCCATCGAGCGCATGGTCAACGGCATCGTGCGCCAGCTCGAAAGCTCGGGCGAGAGCGAGGTCGCGAGCGCCTCGATCGGTGAGCTGGTCATGAACGGTCTCAAGGCACTCGACAGCGTCGCCTATGTGCGCTTCGCCTCGGTCTACCGCAATTTCCGCGAAACGCGCGATTTCGAAGAGCTGATCGACGAGCTGGCTGCGGAAACGGCACCCGATCACGGGGCAGCGGGGACCTCGTGA
- a CDS encoding serine hydroxymethyltransferase produces the protein MTAHQTNFAVHRSNSFFSAPLAEADPEIARAIELELNRQRDEIELIASENIVSRAVLEAQGSVMTNKYAEGYPGRRYYGGCQFVDIAEKLAIERACKLFDCRFANVQPNSGSQANQGVFLALLRPGDTFMGLDLNAGGHLTHGSPVNMSGRWFKVVSYGVDKTDSRIDMDEVERLAKEQKPKLIIAGGSAYARHFDFARFRAIADEIGAYFMVDMAHFAGLVAGGAHPSPFPHAHVVTTTTHKTLRGPRGGMILTNDEEIAKKVNSAIFPGLQGGPLMHVIAAKAVAFAEALASNFKTYAKSVAENAVVLGESLKSRGYDLVTGGTENHLLLVDLRSQGLTGKAAEAALSRAHITCNKNGVPFDPQKPTITSGIRLGSPACTSRGFGAAEFKEVGALIADVLDGLRQHGEEGNAAVEASVKERALALTRRFPIYT, from the coding sequence ATGACCGCACATCAGACGAATTTTGCCGTCCACCGCTCGAACAGCTTCTTCTCCGCGCCGCTCGCGGAGGCCGATCCCGAGATCGCCCGCGCCATCGAGCTCGAGCTCAACCGCCAGCGCGACGAAATCGAGCTGATCGCCTCGGAAAACATCGTGTCGCGCGCCGTGCTCGAGGCGCAAGGCTCGGTCATGACCAACAAATATGCGGAGGGCTATCCGGGCCGGCGCTATTATGGCGGCTGCCAATTCGTCGACATCGCCGAGAAGCTCGCCATCGAGCGCGCCTGCAAGCTGTTCGATTGCCGCTTCGCCAATGTGCAGCCGAATTCCGGCAGCCAGGCGAATCAGGGCGTGTTCCTCGCCTTGCTGAGGCCGGGCGACACCTTCATGGGGCTCGACCTCAATGCCGGCGGCCATCTCACCCATGGCTCGCCCGTCAACATGTCCGGGCGCTGGTTCAAGGTGGTGAGCTATGGCGTCGACAAGACCGATAGCCGCATCGACATGGACGAGGTCGAGCGCCTCGCCAAAGAGCAGAAGCCCAAGCTCATCATCGCCGGCGGCTCGGCCTATGCCCGCCATTTCGATTTTGCGCGGTTCCGCGCCATCGCGGATGAGATCGGCGCCTATTTCATGGTCGATATGGCGCATTTCGCCGGCCTCGTCGCCGGCGGCGCCCATCCGAGCCCGTTCCCGCATGCCCATGTGGTGACCACGACCACGCATAAGACCTTGCGAGGGCCGCGCGGCGGCATGATCCTCACCAACGACGAGGAGATCGCCAAGAAGGTCAATTCGGCGATCTTTCCGGGATTGCAGGGCGGGCCCTTGATGCATGTGATCGCCGCGAAGGCGGTGGCGTTCGCCGAAGCGCTGGCGTCAAACTTCAAGACTTACGCGAAGTCCGTGGCGGAAAACGCCGTGGTGCTTGGCGAATCCTTGAAGTCGCGTGGCTATGACCTGGTCACCGGGGGGACCGAAAACCACCTGCTGCTCGTCGATCTGCGCTCGCAGGGGCTCACCGGCAAGGCGGCCGAGGCCGCCCTTTCGCGCGCCCATATCACCTGCAACAAGAACGGCGTGCCCTTCGACCCGCAGAAGCCGACCATCACCTCGGGCATCCGGCTCGGTTCGCCGGCCTGCACCTCGCGCGGTTTCGGCGCCGCCGAGTTCAAGGAGGTCGGCGCCTTGATCGCCGATGTGCTCGATGGGCTGCGCCAGCATGGCGAAGAGGGCAATGCCGCGGTCGAGGCGAGCGTCAAGGAACGCGCCTTGGCGCTCACACGCCGCTTCCCGATCTACACATAA